A region of the Curvibacter sp. AEP1-3 genome:
CGGTCATCCCCTGGGCCACATTCATTGACCCCGAGGTAGCGCGCCTAGGCTTGAACGAACAGGACGCCAAAGAGCAAGGCATTGCCTACGAGGTGACGAAGTACGGCATTGACGACCTGGACCGCGCGATTGCGGACAGCGAGGCGCACGGCTTTGTGAAAGTACTGACCGTGCCAGGCAAAGACAAGATTCTGGGCGTGACCATCGTCGGCACCCACGCAGGCGACCTGCTGGCCGAATATGTGCTGGCCATGAAACACGGGCTGGGCCTCAACAAGATTCTGGGCACCATCCACACCTACCCCACACTGGCCGAAGCCAACAAATACGCCGCCGGTGAATGGAAGCGCGCGCACCAACCCCACAAGCTCCTGGAATGGGTGCGCAAGTTCCACGACTGGAAGCGCGGCTAGGCATTTCAGGGCGCGGCACAATCCACGCCTATGCAAACACCCGCCACACCCATCGTCAGAGACATCGTGTTGGTGGGTGGCGGCCACAGCCATGTGGTGGCGCTGCGCTACTTCGCCATGCACCCACTGCCCGGCGTGCGCATCACCCTGATTTGTACCGACGCGCACACGCCCTACTCCGGCATGCTGCCCGGCTATGTGGCGGGGCACTACGCTTATGACGATGTGCACATCGACCTGTGCCGCCTGTGTGCCGCCACCGGTGCGCGGTTCATCCAAGCAGAGGTGATGGGTCTGGACCGTGAGGCACGCACAGTGCAACTGCGCGGCCGGCCCGACATTGACTACGACGTGGTCTCCATCAACACCGGCTCCACGCCGCAGATGCGCGCAATGGGCGCCACTGAATACGCAGTGCCGGTCAAACCCATCACCGGCTTCAACCAGCGATGGTTGCAATTGCTCGACAAGGTGGCGCGCGCTAAGCGGCCGCTGACGATCGCTATCGTGGGCGGTGGCGCGGGCGGTGTGGAGTTGTGCCTAGCTATGCAGTACCGGCTGAGTGCCGAGACACAAGCCGCCGGGCGGGCAGACTTGGCACCGCAGTTCCACTTGTTTACTTCGGATGGCTTGCTGCCCACCCACAACGCGGGTGTACAGAGGCGCTTTGCCAAAGTGCTAGCCGAGCGCGGCGTGCAAGTGCATCTAAAGACACCCGTGGCTGAAGTGCAGGCAGGCCGTTTGCGCAGCGCGCAAGACGAATGGTTTGACGCCGACGAGGTGCTGTGGGTTACCCAAGCCGGTGGAGGCACCTGGCTGCAAGGCACCGGCTTGGCCCTGACAGACAACCGCTGCATACGCTTGCACGACACGCTGCAAAGTATCACCGACCCGCGCGTGTTTGCGGCGGGCGACGTGGCAGCGATAGAGAACTTTTCGTTGGAAAAGGCCGGTGTGTTTGCCGTGCGCATGGGCATGCCGCTGGCCATCAACCTGCAGCGTGCGGTGCAAGGTCTGCCCCTTCAACCCTACCGCCCGCAGCGCCACTGGCTGGCGCTGATCAGCACCGGTGACAAATTTGCCGTGGCCTCACGCGGTGCGCTCGGGTTTGCGGGTGCCTGGGTCTGGCGCTGGAAGGACTGGATAGACCGCCGTTTCATGCAGCGCTTCAGCGTGCGGGGAGTGGATGGATTGGAGGGCCTCTCTGGCATGGCCCCAACCACTTCATCCAACGCATCCATTCAGCTAAGCGCTGATGAAGCCCAACAGGCGCAAGCCGCAGTCGCCATGCGCTGCGGAGGCTGTGGCGCCAAAGTGGGGGCTAGTGTGCTCTCGCGTGCACTGCAAAACCTGTGGGTGCAACCCAACCCCGATGTGCTGCTGGGCCTGGACAGCCCGGACGACGCTGCCGTGGTGCGCGTGCCGCCCGGCAAAGCGCTGGTGCACAGCGTAGATTTTTTCCGCGCGTTTGTGGACGACCCCTATGTGTTCGGCCGCATTGCCGCCAACCATGCACTGGGCGACCTGTTTGCCATGGGGGCCCAGCCCCACACTGCCACCGCGATTGCCACCGTGCCGCCGGGCGTGGACCGGCAGGTGGAAGCCACCCTGCGCCAGATGATGCAGGGCGCGGTCGAGGTGCTCAATGCGGCGGGCTGCACGCTGATCGGCGGGCACAGCGGCGAAGGCGCCGAGCTGGCGCTGGGCTTTGCAGTAAACGGCCTGGTGGACGTCGACAGCCATGGCCAAATGACCGGCGTGCTGCGCAAGGGCGGCATGCAGCCCGGCGATGTGCTGCTGCTGACCAAACCGATAGGAACTGGAGCCTTGTTTGCCGCGCACGGCCGCGCGGCCGCCAAAGGCCGCT
Encoded here:
- the selD gene encoding selenide, water dikinase SelD; amino-acid sequence: MQTPATPIVRDIVLVGGGHSHVVALRYFAMHPLPGVRITLICTDAHTPYSGMLPGYVAGHYAYDDVHIDLCRLCAATGARFIQAEVMGLDREARTVQLRGRPDIDYDVVSINTGSTPQMRAMGATEYAVPVKPITGFNQRWLQLLDKVARAKRPLTIAIVGGGAGGVELCLAMQYRLSAETQAAGRADLAPQFHLFTSDGLLPTHNAGVQRRFAKVLAERGVQVHLKTPVAEVQAGRLRSAQDEWFDADEVLWVTQAGGGTWLQGTGLALTDNRCIRLHDTLQSITDPRVFAAGDVAAIENFSLEKAGVFAVRMGMPLAINLQRAVQGLPLQPYRPQRHWLALISTGDKFAVASRGALGFAGAWVWRWKDWIDRRFMQRFSVRGVDGLEGLSGMAPTTSSNASIQLSADEAQQAQAAVAMRCGGCGAKVGASVLSRALQNLWVQPNPDVLLGLDSPDDAAVVRVPPGKALVHSVDFFRAFVDDPYVFGRIAANHALGDLFAMGAQPHTATAIATVPPGVDRQVEATLRQMMQGAVEVLNAAGCTLIGGHSGEGAELALGFAVNGLVDVDSHGQMTGVLRKGGMQPGDVLLLTKPIGTGALFAAHGRAAAKGRWVQAALQNMAQSNQTAAQTLRTFGATACTDLTGFGLIGHTVEMARPSGVQVALDAAALPLLDGALECVQQGLLSSLHGANARPQHVVQNAAQAMGHPLWPLLVDPQTAGGLLASVPASAADDCLRALRAHGYPEACAIGRVRALPADELPITIDVRPL